The genome window TTATCGTTCTCGTGCTTCTAGGCGGATTGATCGTATTGACGCAGGGATCCGCGGTCGCGCCGTTCATCTATACCTTGTTTTAAAGCATGAGCCAAATTCTTGTGTGACGGTCAAAATGTGGTGGAAGCTATGGCTGATCTGGATTGCGATTATCCTGGGGTTCACCATGCCCTGGTCGAGTTACGTCGGCCACTCCCACTGGACACT of Candidatus Binatia bacterium contains these proteins:
- a CDS encoding DUF5989 family protein; amino-acid sequence: MGDFIAELWAFMKERKKFWLAPIIIVLVLLGGLIVLTQGSAVAPFIYTLF